One stretch of Toxoplasma gondii ME49 chromosome XI, whole genome shotgun sequence DNA includes these proteins:
- a CDS encoding hypothetical protein (encoded by transcript TGME49_216070~Predicted trans-membrane domain (TMHMM2.0):164-187:188-211:672-695:736-759:1344-1367:1408-1431) has protein sequence MAPAFGSSGPSGPTYLYSKSECGSSTEGPDESSIYHGPWEFSYGPSEGYSEVPPQTPFDSIPPRGVPGQLPRTRGPYTSPRTAYSRQTSRFYSNGEAPFPASVYYPSPTGPWEFANSTFRKSVSMATPFGRQSSSSVLGYPSGDASTAFLPPVLGLPRLAYESEVALIHFVVYLICAVGCVCVYYNLVVLEAYVLALFWAVVFSIPLRTAMNVLKRLILLSAEQSIDSVAAAQLSAASAGAEPNQPGASSSLPTVTAKSIFRRSPPRLASSASSALTAECHTGTPPPEGSGGFVAPEVYRHRSTSESIATRIASRLLSSVAPTAAAAESLLAQENVMIAEKQGNISGILQEVLEESGEGAQSSAASGLEAADLSGTASSSKHVRCHALDAPARDEARIPQLGGETDALSSGHAETSVKPRGASSVPPNLLPLSEQGGADAGAFVEFGAGLEGKPKEREGTRTGRKSDGKGPGGIKKSLREDRLRLSAAALAAARRPRDVHAHRRNLDLDRRLRAGAGGVRTPSGRHPAGKRARVRTGLSPSRKLDFTTSRCSLRTRRSVRSSAENYAETDVSDIYAHANSFLDPGASSGTGSFVTQPSWSLLGDVVLSSSLVRLPARFLLFMLEPLLSLVSPSPPGGGNSDRHASRPWFALLYRSCLLLLVYRLVASCTRYSVSTVLLSAAGVGLVSLLVRFALIVAGKEEAAKRSLKWLSPPSMLTPVWRLLGWLYGSMQSSLNPLLAIIVMLTSVFIVSLVVAFFCFQFYNELTLLWDAFQRTIDTYILRSSTMQQALDTIHSFAGGPELSESPEKPPSAPSNTTAPGSLSASQILFNLIAKAAEAASASGADSSRDSSAERGPDSLDASVVSASGVPSNAAGAMGSLGATIAAAVAAGAGRVGRENSRKRDSSAASHLKQLLGNSIGRYSDLWLSIRHFAASASGSPAVAQVTVAAPRSAGGPALGFRTSNPGGVQWKEREEDIPVVIVRKEPGAEPQLAGPETVFSPGSAEPSRGAPAGPGGAATSCERRMQVARRGATATTQSPTETHFGSRDRTSVVWPFSWFFRWKEAGERSGQGAVIRAGLFHFFDDGEGAETLQRVSREGPNGHSDGARENVTAPGFCLTDEDASLVFPQNAFGDRASCVREKAKEVDLFDSVRLSREDEESACSGNGTARTALPSERDSGRGSTVVGTLDGAALGEGFALPGSGLRELAGSPELSTPPTRGARELREWFSGGTPRSADGGPTPDVTHWQDAAGDPGDQASDSALHGEVWKRWVNTAELIGQLRRGNLSGAAGKAKEAWSEIYSLTSEGWWSYVTTYANTLFSGLLNSGFGAARVFFFVCFLVFKFFLSAFDMLLQAVVFFSALYYLLCSSRSCLEYLEELLCIVDPSCIVSHSINRGLRAILYSSFKRFWFYSLFTWFVYESAGMPVVYVPTAVSGLLALLPLLPPESISVIPCLVLWWGGAGEEASATHAGGADSPGAQGPQPRGEAGAETASVASETVAGAWWAVLNVVAGSQRKLGAITLLAANAVVWWNVTTAIYREIPDSNPWLVGLSVALGLSTFGMKGIIIGPVLATIPLIALTAAAKFSERRTREHQLAAMVAQQTTASPRPGRPAFRAAGAEATRRHAAKRRLPKARPGFVSASKASACAVPIWQDSRQDGPLWSSRGTNWTEPESLQGNECKSRSERGLRTSSFSSWEEETADAVAGIREVISGPPASPAAAAAAAELANAAHAAATAEVAAPIEEAGGAPTAAPEAHRLAQRPVTSGSSQQPDYKTSPPPAGDVEGACSGSARSGSLMAPQRVFSGGLSARGFFGNVGSTTAAEADFPVSPEDAAAAAPGNPVGGALPGEEVTKEASSRRGSVGAPSDSSSEGHKEAGWENFAGEGGAFFLPDDVCAVPRVRASLACYPAMRSGTRLFAGKLHCFGDSRHPKLGTLWHHRRQSKRSRAVSGNVAWRVVPHHLGVFAGRVSAAQMARRRHVPFGRDLARCRSCGEARWGGESEANALSVSGLSLPARFVECGSREGDVEGLHTPLGGLPGRAAGPLPPLYQRMMAASAPWSADVRAASCGGDLAHRSSLTCSNRSAPHLTGVLAAVSTDELETSQADAADRRSVSKPEQSSGDTEEKARSSSMLAAAVLKTAQKLEWLLDRSSGAAGAGAAPAETGVAEEAGGETAPGRGSEETGKRPLQSHGTFESSSRSQPFRSESIRHPPLVPVAKDSRGSAAAVADAIGGLGDRRGGRSVRGLGKTSDKAGKSAGSRASSSPGDQATNADAAKVGSSRAGRVQEAASEEAPRSTPDRQKEKKTGETGGSK, from the exons ATGGCGCCCGCTTTTGGCTCGTCTGGACCGTCGGGTCCTACGTACCTGTACTCCAAGTCCGAGTGTGGCTCCAGCACTGAAGGCCCGGATGAGAGCTCGATTTACCATGGACCATGGGAGTTTTCCTACGGTCCGTCGGAAGGTTATTCGGAAGTTCCGCCACAAACTCCGTTTGACTCTATACCCCCTCGTGGCGTGCCTGGCCAGCTGCCCCGCACACGCGGTCCGTACACCTCTCCACGGACAGCATATTCGCGTCAGACCTCTCGGTTTTACTCTAATGGAGAAGCCCCTTTTCCAGCGTCCGTGTATTACCCGTCGCCAACAGGGCCATGGGAGTTCGCGAACTCAACCTTCAGGAAATCGGTCTCGATGGCGACTCCCTTCGGGCGGCAATCGTCGTCCTCTGTTCTCGGCTACCCATCGGGGGATGCGTCGACCGCCTTCCTCCCGCCAGTTCTAGGTCTCCCGCGCCTCGCGTACGAAAGTGAAGTGGCTCTGATTCACTTCGTTGTCTACCTCATCTGCGCAGTgggatgtgtgtgtgtgtactaCAATCTCGTGGTTTTGGAAGCCTACGTCTTGGCGCTCTTCTGGGCCGTTGTTTTTTCCATTCCGCTGCGCACGGCGATGAACGTGCTCAAACGTCTCATTCTGTTGAGCGCGGAGCAGAGCATTGACTCCGTGGCTGCGGCGCAACTGTCTGCCGCGTCTGCGGGAGCAGAACCCAACCAACCAGGCGCatcctcttcgcttccgacAGTCACCGCGAAATCCATTTTCCGGCGGTCACCGCCTCGCCTAGCTTCTTCCGCATCCTCGGCTCTCACGGCGGAGTGTCACACCGGAACTCCCCCGCCAGAGGGGTCTGGCGGGTTTGTCGCTCctgaggtgtacagacaccgcagcACGTCGGAGTCGATCGCCACGCGCATTGCGTCGCGGTTGCTTTCTTCCGTGGCGCCGACTGCAGCTGCGGCTGAGAGTCTGCTCGCCCAGGAAAACGTCATGATTGCAGAAAAGCAGGGGAACATCAGCGGCATCCTTCAAGAAGTCCTGGAGGAGTCAGGCGAGGGCGCCCAGTCGTCGGCTGCCTCAGGGCTGGAAGCTGCCGATCTGTCTGGAACAGCCTCGTCATCCAAGCACGTCCGCTGCCATGCTCTTGACGCTCCCGCTCGCGACGAAGCACGCATCCCCCAGCTCGGTGGCGAAACGGACGCGCTTAGTTCTGGACACGCTGAAACATCGGTGAAACCTAGGGGTGCCTCGTCTGTCCCACCAAATTTGCTTCCGCTAAGCGAGCAAGGCGGAGCTGACGCTGGTGCGTTTGTCGAATTTG gcgctGGATTGGAAGGGAAGCcgaaagaacgcgaaggcaCACGAACGGGCCGTAAAAGCGACGGGAAAGGCCCAGGTGGAATCAAGAAGAGCCTCAGAGAAGATCGGCTGCGCTTGTCAGCTGCAGCTCTGGCCGCCGCTAGGCGTCCTCGAGATGTTCATGCCCACCGCCGAAATCTGGACCTTGACAGGCGCCTGCGTGCAGGAGCCGGAGGCGTTCGGACGCCGTCGGGTCGCCATCCCGCCGGGAAACGCGCCAGAGTGCGGACGGGTCTGTCACCCAGCCGGAAGTTGGACTTCACCACTTCACGGTGCTCCCTTCGCACGAGAAGATCCGTCAGATCTTCAGCGGAGAACTACGCAGAAACGGACGTTTCTGACATATACGCGCATGCCAACTCTTTCCTGGATCCCGGGGCCTCCTCCGGAACGGGGTCTTTCGTCACGCAGCCCTCGTGGTCTCTACTCGGAGATGTCGtgctgtcttcgtcgctggtGCGCCTCCCCGCGAGGTTTCTGCTCTTTATGCTCgagccgcttctctcgctcgtttCCCCGTCGCCGCCTGGAGGCGGAAACTCAGACAGACACGCTTCGCGCCCGTGGTTTGCTCTCCTCTACCGGAGCtgcttgcttctcctcgtGTACAGACTGGTGGCTTCCTGCACGCGCTACTCTGTCTCGACGGTGTTGCTCTCTGCCGCGGGGGTcggcctcgtctctctcctcgtccggTTCGCCCTGATTGTCGCGGGCaaggaggaggcggcgaaaaGAAG CTTGAAGtggctgtctccgccttcgaTGTTGACGCCAGTGTGGCGTCTCCTCGGCTGGCTCTACGGATCGATGCAGAGTTCGCTAAACCCGCTCCTCGCGATCATCGTGATGTTGACTTCGGTTTTCATCGTCTCGCTGGTCGtggccttcttctgtttccagTTCTACAACGAGCTGACGCTTCTCTGGGACGCGTTCCAGCGCACCATCGACACGTACATTTTGCGTTCCTCCACGATGCAGCAGGCCCTCGACACGATTCACAGTTTCGCGGGCGGTCCAGAGCTGTCCGAGTCTCCGGAGAAACCTCCGTCCGCGCCGTCTAACACGACGGCACCCGGGtcgctgtctgcctctcAGATTCTCTTCAACCTCATCGCGAAGGCTGCGGAAGCCGCGAGCGCTTCGGGCGCAGACTCAAGCCGGGACTCGAGCGCCGAGAGAGGCCCCGACTCTCTTGACGCGTCCGTCGTTAGCGCCTCGGGTGTTCCCTCGAACGCGGCGGGAGCGATGGGCAGTTTAGGCGCGACGATCGCGGCGGCGGTCGCGGCAGGTGCGGGGCGTGTTGGGCGAGAGAACTCgcgcaagagagacagttcCGCGGCTTCGCACTTGAAACAGCTGCTAGGCAACAGCATCGGACGCTACTCGGATTTGTGGCTCTCGATTCGGCACTTCGCTGCGAGCGCGTCGGGAAGCCCCGCGGTGGCGCAGGTGACGGTGGCCGCGCCCCGGAGCGCTGGAGGCCCCGCGCTCGGTTTCAGGACCTCGAACCCTGGGGGCGTCCAGTGGAAGGAGCGCGAAGAGGACATTCCCGTCGTGATTGTGCGCAAGGAGCCGGGCGCCGAACCGCAGCTCGCGGGGCCTGAGACGGTCTTTTCTCCTGGGAGCGCAGAGCCAAGTCGGGGTGCGCCGGCGGGTCCTGGCGGCGCCGCGACGAGCtgcgagagacgcatgcaagtggCGCGAAGAGGCGCCACGGCGACGACGCAATCGCCGACGGAGACTCACTTTGGAAGCCGCGACCGCACGTCGGTTGTCTGGCCGTTTTCGTGGTTTTTTCGGTGGAAAGAGGCTGGCGAACGAAGTGGACAAGGCGCCGTCATTCGCGCCGGGTTGTTCCACTTCTTCGACGACGGGGAAGGCGCCGAGACGCTGCAGCGCGTCTCGAGGGAGGGGCCGAATGGACACAGCGACGGCGCTCGCGAGAACGTGACTGCGCCCGGCTTCTGTCTGACAGACGAGGACGCGAGTCTCGTGTTCCCACAGAACGCGTTCGGAGACCGTGCGAGCTGTGTTCGGGAGAAAGCCAAGGAAGTGGACTTGTTCGACTCCGTTCGATTAtccagagaggacgaagaaagcgcGTGCTCTGGGAATGGAACCGCGAGAACCGCTCTTCCCTCAGAAAGAGACTCAGGGCGAGGCTCCACGGTCGTCGGAACGCTCGACGGCGCCGCATTGGGCGAAGGCTTCGCTCTGCCTGGAAGCGGATTGCGTGAGCTGGCAGGGAGTCCCGAGCTGTCTACTCCGCCCACGCGTGGAGCAAGAGAACTCCGCGAATGGTTTTCCGGCGGAACTCCGCGGTCCGCGGACGGCGGCCCAACTCCAGATGTCACGCACTGGCAGGATGCCGCAGGCGACCCAGGGGACCAAGCCTCGGACTCGGCTTTGCACGGAGAAGTTTGGAAGCGATGGGTAAACACCGCGGAACTGATCGGCCAGCTGCGACGCGGGAATTTGTCTGGAGCAGCCGGAAAAGCCAAGGAA GCGTGGAGCGAGATCTACTCTCTCACCAGTGAGGGTTGGTGGTCCTATGTCACTACCTACGCGAACACATTGTTTTCGGGTCTGTTGAATAGCGG GTTCGGAGCGGCtcgcgtctttttctttgtctgctTCTTAGTCTTCAaattcttcctctctgccttcgaCATGCTTCTTCAG GcagtcgttttcttcagcgCGCTGTACTACCTGTTGTGTAGCAGCCGGAGTTGCTTGGAGTATCTGGAGGAGCTGCTCTGCATCGTCGACCCCAGCTGCATTGTTTCTCACTCAATCAACCGCGGACTCCGCGCCATTCTGTACTCCTCGTTCAAGCGTTTCTGGTTCTACAG CCTGTTCACCTGGTTCGTCTACGAGAGCGCAGGAATGCCGGTGGTGTACGTCCCGACGGCTGTCTCGGGGCTCCTCGcccttctgccgcttctgcctcctgaGAGCATCTCCGTCATTCCCTGTCTAGTTCTTTGGTGGGGTGGCGCCGGTGAAGAGGCGAGTGCGACGCACGCTGGGGGCGCCGACTCGCCAGGAGCCCAAGGCCCTCAGCCGCGAGGCGAGGCCggggcagagacagcgagtgTGGCATCGGAGACCGTCGCGGGCGCCTGGTGGGCGGTACTCAACGTGGTTGCAGGGTCTCAAAGGAAACTCGGCGCCATCACTCTTTTGGCTGCCAATGC GGTCGTCTGGTGGAACGTGACGACTGCGATTTACCGGGAAATACCCGATAGCAATCCGTGGCTTGTCGGTTTGTCCGTCGCTCTTGGTCTTTCGACGTTTGGCATGAAGGGGATTATCATCG GACCTGTCCTGGCCACGATTCCTCTGATTGCGTTGACGGCGGCCGCCAAGTTCAGCGAGCGACGGACGCGCGAGCACCAGCTGGCGGCGATGGTTGCTCAGCAAACGACGGCTTCTCCGCGGCCTGGCCGCCCCGCCTTTCGGGCCGCGGGGGCCGAGGCGACTCGGCGCCACGCGGCGAAACGCCGCCTGCCGAAGGCTCGACCAGGGTTTGTTTCCGCGTCGAaggcctctgcatgcgccgtaCCGATCTGGCAAGACAGCCGCCAGGACGGCCCTCTTTGGTCGAGCCGTGGCACCAATTGGACGGAGCCCGAGAGTCTGCAGGGGAACGAATGTAAGTCCCGGTCAGAGCGTGGCCTCCGGACGTCCTCGTTCTCGAGctgggaagaggagacagcagacgccGTCGCGGGAATCAGAGAAGTGATATCAGGCCCGCCGGCCTCGCccgctgccgctgctgccgccGCAGAACTCGCAAACGCCGCACATGCAGCGGCCACAGCCGAAGTCGCCGCGCCCATCGAAGAAGCCGGCGGAGCGCCGACTGCCGCCCCGGAAGCTCATAGGCTTGCCCAGCGACCCGTGACCTCTGGATCTAGCCAG CAACCCGACTACAAGACGTCGCCGCCCCCCGCGGGAGACGTagaaggcgcatgcagtggctCGGCGAGGAGTGGTTCGCTGATGGCACCTCAAAGGGTATTTTCGGGTGGACTGTCGGCGCGGGGTTTCTTTGGAAACGTGGGTTCGACGACAGCGGCCGAAGCAGACTTCCCGGTGTCTCCGGAAGACGcggcagcagccgcgccaGGGAACCCCGTCGGAGGCGCTCTGCCCGGCGAAGAAGTGACAAAGGAAGCCAGCAGTCGACGCGGGAGCGTCGGCGCGCCCAGCGACTCGTCCAGCGAAGGCCACAAAGAAGCAGGTTGGGAGAACTTcgcaggcgaaggcggcgcgtTCTTCTTGCCTGACGACGTTTGCGCTGTTCCTCGGGTCCGGGCCTCGCTTGCGTGCTACCCAGCAATGCGTTCGGGGACGCGCCTCTTCGCGGGGAAGCTTCACTGCTTTGGAGATAGTCGGCATCCGAAACTAGGGACTCTCTGGCACCATCGGAGACAATCGAAGCGGAGTCGCGCAGTCAGTGGGAACGTGGCGTGGCGTGTGGTGCCGCACCACTTGGGGGTTTTCGCGGggcgcgtctccgcggcCCAGATGGCGCGACGCAGACACGTTCCGTTCGGCCGCGACTTGGCGCGCTGCAGAAGCTGCGGGGAGGCGCGGTGGGGCGGCGAGTCTGAGGCGAATGCGCTCTCGGTGTCGGGCCTGAGTTTGCCCGCGCGCTTCGTGGAGTGTGGTTCCCGCGAAGGCGACGTCGAGGGTTTGCATACGCCCCTCGGCGGACTCCCGGGACGAGCGGCCGGACCCCTCCCGCCACTGTACCAGCGAATGATGGCTGCTTCAGCGCCGTGGTCTGCAGACGTCCGGGCGGCCAGCTGCGGCGGCGACCTGGCACATAGGAGTTCTCTCACATGCAGCAACCGGAGCGCGCCTCACCTGACTGGAGTTTTGGCTGCAGTCAGCACAGACGAGTTGGAAACCTCCCAGGCCGACGCAGCTGACAGACGGAGCGTGAGCAAACCCGAACAGAGCAGCggcgacacagaggagaaggctcGGTCGTCTTCCATGTTGGCGGCAGCCGTGCTCAAGACTGCGCAAAAACTCGAGTGGCTGCTCGACCGCTCCAGCGGCGCAGCTGGCGCGGGGGCGGCACCAGCAGAGACCGGCGTGGCCGAGGAGGCTGGCGGCGAGACGGCTCCTGGGAGAGGCTCCgaagagacggggaagcgaCCCCTGCAGTCTCACGGGACGTTTGAGAGCTCCAGCAGATCGCAGCCGTTCCGCAGTGAAAGTATTCGCCACCCGCCTCTCGTGCCTGTCGCTAAAGATAGCCGAGGAAGTGCAGCGGCCGTTGCCGATGCCATTGGGGGGTTAGGTGACCGCCGGGGCGGGAGGTCTGTGAGGGGATTGGGAAAGACAAGTGACAAGGCGGGGAAAAGTGCGGGCAGCCGCGCATCCTCAAGTCCAGGGGATCAAGCCAcaaacgcagacgcagcgaaGGTCGGCTCCAGCCGCGCCGGTCGGGTACAGGAAGCGGCCTCTGAAGAGGCGCCACGTTCCACACcggacagacagaaagagaaaaagacaggcGAGACCGGCGGCTCGAAGTAG